The following are from one region of the Platichthys flesus chromosome 2, fPlaFle2.1, whole genome shotgun sequence genome:
- the aggf1 gene encoding angiogenic factor with G patch and FHA domains 1 isoform X2 has translation MEKEDGDKDEECEVAELRLKADSLKQELRECRVELAKLQKQLNQSERLQKSTESYNEDLRKQVDQLSAEIHERKKKDKDRVTSETQTEENVWTETDYYNYYYGSYPQNTESADPQEGLNAEASAAEVSAEASAVDGADQSKAAEVSNKAEPADESAQPNSSVTVATEEGDAGSIADMLRATAEQAMTQTGFVFDETTGMYYDHSTGFYYDSASQLYYDANTGIYYYCEAESGRYQFHSRIELPAAQTGVEPCSDVYTAEKKSRKLKKGLKKTSHQDDKVQEVTSSLAKMKISSRWKIAAHRVNANIWPPCVRVTVVRSPVLQVGTLFIITADCPATIGREKDMDHAIRIPEMGVSKFHAEVHFDQEQQSYALVDQGSQNGTVINGNRILQPKAISEPQVLMHGDEVKMGETVLSFHIHSGTDTCDGCEPGQVMAHLSKYKREENTGPAPTKEDKEALRQKELKQLKAKYGLQSNEETKAMKNPKYMDRAESRRQTVGSEGVFQRDDAPASVHKEISEVNRGRKMLEKMGWKKGEGLGKGGSGMKNPIELKIRKSQSGLGAGAAMSLDSVSITQSKSQKNWEKARERFADTFEPDASVPKTQSSSPKAWVKAEETDTTNSQTDSQS, from the exons ATGGAGAAGGAAGATGGAGACAAGGACGAGGAGTGTGAAGTGGCTGAGCTGCGTCTGAAAGCAGACTCGCTGAAGCAGGAGCTCAGAGAGTGCAGAGTCGAGCTGGCAAAGTTACAGAAGCAGCTGAATCAGTCTGAGAGGCTCCAGAAGAGCACAGAGAGCTACAACGAAGACCTGAGGAAACAG gTGGATCAGCTGAGTGCAGAGATTCATGAACGGAAGAAGAAGGATAAAGACAGAGTCACCAGTGAAACTCAGACAGAAGAAAATGTGTGGACAGAAACTG ATTATTACAACTACTACTATGGAAGCTATCCTCAGAACACTGAGTCAGCAGATCCCCAGGAAGGCCTGAACGCAGAAGCATCAGCAGCAGAAGTATCAGCAGAAGCATCAGCAGTGGACGGAGCTGACCAAAGCAAGGCTGCAGAGGTCTCAAACAAAGCAGAACCTGCAGATGAGTCAGCTCAACCTAACAGCAGTGTCACAGTCGCAACAGAG GAGGGCGATGCAGGCTCTATAGCTGACATGTTGAGGGCCACTGCTGAACAGGCAATGACACAGACCGGCTTTGTGTTTGATGAGACCACAGGGATGTACTACGATCACAGCACAGGCTTCTACTATGACTCG GCTAGTCAGTTGTACTACGATGCCAACACAGGCATTTACTACTACTGCGAAGCAGAAAGTGGCCGATATCAGTTTCATTCCAGGATCGAGCTTCCTGCTGCACAGACCGGTGTGGAGCCTTGTTCAGACGTCTACACTGCTGAGAAGAAAAGCAGGAAGTTGAAGAAAGGGCTCAAGAAAACGTCACACCAGGACGATaag GTGCAAGAGGTGACTAGCTCTTTGGCTAAAATGAAGATTTCCTCTCGCTGGAAAATCGCTGCGCACAGAG TAAATGCAAACATTTGGCCGCCATGTGTAAGAGTGACAGTAGTCAGGTCTCCTGTGCTGCAGGTGGGCACTCTGTTCATCATCACTGCCGATTGTCCGGCCACCATCGGCAG agagaaagacatgGATCATGCAATCCGAATACCAGAGATGGGAGTCAGCAAG TTCCATGCAGAGGTGCACTTTGACCAGGAGCAACAGAGCTATGCGCTGGTGGACCAGGGAAGCCAGAACGGAACAGTCATCAATGGCAACCGAATCTTACAG CCCAAAGCAATAAGTGAGCCGCAAGTGTTGATGCACGGCGATGAGGTGAAGATGGGAGAGACTGTTCTCTCTTTCCATATCCACTCAGGCACTGACACCTGTGATGGATGTGAGCCAGGGCAGGTGATGGCCCACCTCAGCAAGTacaagagagaggagaacacag GCCCTGCTCCCACCAAAGAGGATAAAGAAGCCCTGAGACAGAAGGAGCTGAAACAGTTGAAGGCCAAATATGGTCTGCAG AGCAATGAGGAGACCAAAGCCATGAAGAACCCCAAATATATGGACCGAGCAGAGTCTCGTCGACAGACAGTGGGCAGCGAGGGGGTTTTCCAAAGAGATGATGCTCCTGCTTCTGTCCACAA GGAGATCAGTGAAGTCAATAGAGGACGGAAGATGCTGGAAAAGATGGGCTGGAAGAAAGGAGAGGGACTGGgcaaaggaggaagtggaatGAAAAACCCA ATTGAATTGAAAATCAGGAAGTCTCAGTCAGGTCTTGGAGCTGGTGCAGCCATGTCTCTAGACAGTGTCTCTATCACCCAGTCAAAGTCCCAGAAGAACTGGGAGAAAGCCAGAGAGCGATTTGCTGATACGTTCGAGCCTGACGCATCGGTCCccaaaacacagagcagctcccCCAAAGCCTGGGTGAAAGCAGAAGAGACTGACACCACcaactcacagacagacagccaaAGTTAG
- the aggf1 gene encoding angiogenic factor with G patch and FHA domains 1 isoform X1, with protein sequence MEKEDGDKDEECEVAELRLKADSLKQELRECRVELAKLQKQLNQSERLQKSTESYNEDLRKQVDQLSAEIHERKKKDKDRVTSETQTEENVWTETDYYNYYYGSYPQNTESADPQEGLNAEASAAEVSAEASAVDGADQSKAAEVSNKAEPADESAQPNSSVTVATEEGDAGSIADMLRATAEQAMTQTGFVFDETTGMYYDHSTGFYYDSASQLYYDANTGIYYYCEAESGRYQFHSRIELPAAQTGVEPCSDVYTAEKKSRKLKKGLKKTSHQDDKELTFDEMRLEQEDIEWVELKTTKRDTESRKLKRRSHSADLAPRREESDKSSKRKKLKNGSRHDDKGRSKKKSKKSEKKKKKKKKSQTRSDDSEGNSEPEEGEITESEKDKWESTPSISSSSESPSQESEMETPSQEVNANIWPPCVRVTVVRSPVLQVGTLFIITADCPATIGREKDMDHAIRIPEMGVSKFHAEVHFDQEQQSYALVDQGSQNGTVINGNRILQPKAISEPQVLMHGDEVKMGETVLSFHIHSGTDTCDGCEPGQVMAHLSKYKREENTGPAPTKEDKEALRQKELKQLKAKYGLQSNEETKAMKNPKYMDRAESRRQTVGSEGVFQRDDAPASVHKEISEVNRGRKMLEKMGWKKGEGLGKGGSGMKNPIELKIRKSQSGLGAGAAMSLDSVSITQSKSQKNWEKARERFADTFEPDASVPKTQSSSPKAWVKAEETDTTNSQTDSQS encoded by the exons ATGGAGAAGGAAGATGGAGACAAGGACGAGGAGTGTGAAGTGGCTGAGCTGCGTCTGAAAGCAGACTCGCTGAAGCAGGAGCTCAGAGAGTGCAGAGTCGAGCTGGCAAAGTTACAGAAGCAGCTGAATCAGTCTGAGAGGCTCCAGAAGAGCACAGAGAGCTACAACGAAGACCTGAGGAAACAG gTGGATCAGCTGAGTGCAGAGATTCATGAACGGAAGAAGAAGGATAAAGACAGAGTCACCAGTGAAACTCAGACAGAAGAAAATGTGTGGACAGAAACTG ATTATTACAACTACTACTATGGAAGCTATCCTCAGAACACTGAGTCAGCAGATCCCCAGGAAGGCCTGAACGCAGAAGCATCAGCAGCAGAAGTATCAGCAGAAGCATCAGCAGTGGACGGAGCTGACCAAAGCAAGGCTGCAGAGGTCTCAAACAAAGCAGAACCTGCAGATGAGTCAGCTCAACCTAACAGCAGTGTCACAGTCGCAACAGAG GAGGGCGATGCAGGCTCTATAGCTGACATGTTGAGGGCCACTGCTGAACAGGCAATGACACAGACCGGCTTTGTGTTTGATGAGACCACAGGGATGTACTACGATCACAGCACAGGCTTCTACTATGACTCG GCTAGTCAGTTGTACTACGATGCCAACACAGGCATTTACTACTACTGCGAAGCAGAAAGTGGCCGATATCAGTTTCATTCCAGGATCGAGCTTCCTGCTGCACAGACCGGTGTGGAGCCTTGTTCAGACGTCTACACTGCTGAGAAGAAAAGCAGGAAGTTGAAGAAAGGGCTCAAGAAAACGTCACACCAGGACGATaag GAACTAACGTTCGATGAGATGAGGTTGGAACAAGAAGATATTGAATGGGTCGAGCTGAAAACAACCAAGAGAGACACTGAATCCCGGAAACTGAAGCGCAGGTCTCACAGTGCAGACTTGGCTCCGCGCCGGGAGGAGAGCGATAAATCTtcgaagaggaagaagctgaaaAACGGTTCACGGCACGATGACAAAGGAAGatcaaagaagaaaagcaagaaatcagaaaagaagaagaagaaaaagaaaaagagccaGACTCGAAGTGATGACTCGGAGGGGAATAGCGAACCGGAGGAGGGCGAGATCACAGAGTCTGAGAAAGACAAGTGGGAGTCTACTCCTTCGATCTCATCGTCGTCTGAATCCCCCTCCCAGGAATCTGAGATGGAGACTCCGAGTCAggaag TAAATGCAAACATTTGGCCGCCATGTGTAAGAGTGACAGTAGTCAGGTCTCCTGTGCTGCAGGTGGGCACTCTGTTCATCATCACTGCCGATTGTCCGGCCACCATCGGCAG agagaaagacatgGATCATGCAATCCGAATACCAGAGATGGGAGTCAGCAAG TTCCATGCAGAGGTGCACTTTGACCAGGAGCAACAGAGCTATGCGCTGGTGGACCAGGGAAGCCAGAACGGAACAGTCATCAATGGCAACCGAATCTTACAG CCCAAAGCAATAAGTGAGCCGCAAGTGTTGATGCACGGCGATGAGGTGAAGATGGGAGAGACTGTTCTCTCTTTCCATATCCACTCAGGCACTGACACCTGTGATGGATGTGAGCCAGGGCAGGTGATGGCCCACCTCAGCAAGTacaagagagaggagaacacag GCCCTGCTCCCACCAAAGAGGATAAAGAAGCCCTGAGACAGAAGGAGCTGAAACAGTTGAAGGCCAAATATGGTCTGCAG AGCAATGAGGAGACCAAAGCCATGAAGAACCCCAAATATATGGACCGAGCAGAGTCTCGTCGACAGACAGTGGGCAGCGAGGGGGTTTTCCAAAGAGATGATGCTCCTGCTTCTGTCCACAA GGAGATCAGTGAAGTCAATAGAGGACGGAAGATGCTGGAAAAGATGGGCTGGAAGAAAGGAGAGGGACTGGgcaaaggaggaagtggaatGAAAAACCCA ATTGAATTGAAAATCAGGAAGTCTCAGTCAGGTCTTGGAGCTGGTGCAGCCATGTCTCTAGACAGTGTCTCTATCACCCAGTCAAAGTCCCAGAAGAACTGGGAGAAAGCCAGAGAGCGATTTGCTGATACGTTCGAGCCTGACGCATCGGTCCccaaaacacagagcagctcccCCAAAGCCTGGGTGAAAGCAGAAGAGACTGACACCACcaactcacagacagacagccaaAGTTAG